The window GAATTGAATATACTGTCTCTAAAAGGAAGCTAGTACGAATGAAATATTGTAAGAGGAAAATGTATCTTGAGGTTTTTccattttttaattttgtattttatgagttgttgatattattttttcattatgTTGTAGAGTacgtctcatgtgagaccgtctcacggattggtcaaccctacccatattcacaataaaaagtaatacgctaagcataaaaagtaatactttttcatgggtgacccaaataagagattcgtctcacaaatacaactcgtgagaccgtctcacacaagtttttgcctatgtTGTAATGCCTATTGAAATAGACACTCAAGATATtgtaatgtattttaaatctcaaatcaaggtttaaaagagaaaaaaattaatttttacaaGGGCATACACCGCACCCTATTCAAGTTTGACTTGGAAAATATATCAATACTCTGTACTTAAGTTTGAATtaaatttagaaaatatttttaagctcgagtttatatatttattttacaaaaaatccttattttttatatttaatcatCAAAATATATGATTTACGATAAAATATggcaaattaataatttaaataaatataaaaattgtcttcttatcttagaatacacaACTGTAATAAGTGAAAGCTCGAGTTTAAATTGAATTTTGGCCTACTAGCTAGTAACTCTAGAGTTTTTTTCCACTCCATAAATATATGTTTACACTACCATCaacaaataattattcaatatttatattattattatttattattcgatcaatttaatgtgattattaTGTGTCATATCTGaagtatttttttatatatatttttgttaaatgtTAGCCATTAAGTTATCAACATATATGTCaactttcataaaaaaaaaatgagagaCTCACGTGATCTaatgatattaaaatataaagaaaaaCGCTCTCGATATAGTATAGACTAAACTAATTTAGTACTTCTATTCTTATTGAATGAGAGGTCATATAAGCTACatccaacatttaaaataaatcaaaatttattttataagctACTCGCTTTCCTAAGAATTAGAAATATTCCAAAAAACGTTTGGTGGATCGAAAGAATTTATTCTAAgggaatttcaaatttttaaaaattatttaatgatGTTTTTGGATTGatgaaatttcaaattcattacTTAGATAATTTGAATTACATAGATAAACTAAATTCAAATGAAAtttaatccactaatttttttaaaaaaattacatgcATTTAAAATTCATTACTCAAATATCTTCCATCAAGCTAAAATCCATCGATCCAAACGTAAATAACATATTATACTTTGTACTGTATAACACATAGACTTAGCCTCCTAGAATTCGAATTTTCAAGTGAGACTGGACTTGTAGTCCAGTGATCTCACCCCTGTCAAATTAGCTGGCTCCCAGAGTTCGAATCTCCCCTCCCCCGGCGTgcgttgtaataaaaaaaaaatctaatttcCAAGTTGTCACCCTACATTTTACTTGATATTATTTTATTGACATATGACACACATTGTAAACttgataatatttttataattaatttcatttatattcaaatcaagatactatcataataataaaaaaataaaataaaatgtcatattataatttgaaattattattgtaACGTtccgaaaatttaaaatttcacgtgaaccacatgcaagTTAAcgaatttcttatgtattttattaaattgttttaacgcattaaatgcatgattatttCATGATTATGTGTTTTAAATCATGGTTTATAAAAGTTTCATGCATAAAGGCTTTTAGTAGTTTTTGCGCTCGAACGAGTAACGAAGATCGGGATAATtaaggaaaaatgtttttattaaataattaattttaattatttaatatatggtgtattaagtatgattttttgaaaatgggcattgtttgggtatttttacttaTCGAGTTATATTTTAACCGATACACAAATTTTAGCGAGTCAGAAGACTTTTTGAAGGTTCGGACAATATTTTCTAAAACGTACCAAAACGAAATACTTTTCGGAAATATTATTGGGCTTGATGAGTTTATTTTAGTACTTAATGAGCCCCAAAAACCTTTTAACCTTTTAAGTTTTAATTAAAGGCCCATTAGTGTATTATTTGTGATTTAAACATAATaaactaaaccctaaacctaatatcATCAAGTGGCCGCACCCTCCCTCATTCCATCAGCAGCTTTTTCGAAAATATCTAGTAGccctcgatttttctctcaagttttcaagAAAAATCATCTCCCGCCTCTCTTGTGCACATTCTATGCAAGGATTTCCATGTTTTCGAGCGGTTAAACGTTAAGGCACGCCAGTATccttttttctcatcattcgcTCCATTTATATGTTGATGTAGTTGTATTTGCATGAGAATCTCTTTGATTTATCATGGGGTATTATTTTTGCAAAGTTTTGACATGAAATATGCATGGTTTGTTTCATAACTCACGTTTCTTGTTATTTTTGTGCAAGGGGATGCCAAGTGAGGGTCCTAGGGACTGTTCACGTCAAGGAAATAGGCGTCAAGGGGCTGGAGTCGGCTGAGGGTCGAGACCTAGTGAGGGCCGATGGGTATTTCTTGGATAAATGGATCGTTTGCAGATTGATAGGAAGCTTGGGGCGATCTGACTATGCAAGAGTCATTCCTAACCTTAGAATAGACCCTAGTGGGTCTGAGTCATGGTTTAGGATGGCTCGAACGCTGTAGGACTTGGTCATGAAGCCTATCGAGCGTGAGGGGTGAAGGTTGGTCTCGGTTGGAGTTTTTGGGTGGCTCTCGGGTGTTTGCGCCTTATGGCGTGTATGGGGCTGAGGGATAAGGTCATATCGGTCCAGGAGGGTCCAGGGGTGGTCTAGGAAGAGTTGGCTCAAGGCTGGTCCTTGTCGATTTGGGATAGAGTCGAGAAATCGAGGCTAGGGTAAAACTAGGGTTTCGTGGTAGGTGCGCTGGAAATTTCCAGCAACGTTTCAGACGTGGTTCATAGGTCCTAAGGGTTCTGGAACAAATGATTTAGGGGCTGGTTGTGCAGGTGCAAGTCATGGTTTAAGTTGagaaaaatttggttaagtttaaggttgattcaggttaaaaccgagaccccagtccaagttttaaaacaaatcgtGTAAGTTACAGAACATGCTCGAGGTCACCTCTAGGaaatgcttataaatatgttgtgaggtgttttaaggagtttggttggTTTTGGATCGAAATTCTGAGGTTCAGGGGTAAAATGATCAATTAGGGTTTCCaagggcaaaatgatcattttgcacccgagtcGAGTTTTTAGTCCTGACAGTGCCCTAAACACGATTTgagatgttttaaatgtttatattatcatggatatgattttttatgtaattttgagaaatacgttgcatgattgattttaaagaaaatttacgtatatgcatgatttttataagtgatgaatatgattacatgttttgaaggatgatAATTGGTTATGActaatatgtatatgtatacgatgacatgtaaggccaataCTCAGTGGATGAGTaatactgtcgctgatgtccctgctGCCGGGTActatggttatacgtagatggatccatcgaatagagctgatacgaaagtcacaagtAACTAACCGAATTCAATCAAGAAAATGaacatgtatatgatgatatgttgaggcatgttttgacatgttatgctttattaCGATACGTTTAAGTTCACGTTCAcgttttaagatcatgaaatgtatatTAGTTACAATACTTTTCACTATtgtatgttatgtatatgtactcgttataacgttacaggtgtgttgagtctttagactcattatgTGTGAATGATACATGTGAGCATATTGACCAGGAGATGGATGTgacgaagactgagtaggcagaTTTGGATGTGCGCATGCGAACCCGAGGATCGTATTTTCCACACGTTATGTTTTGAGTTAGGGGTGGATGGATATTTTCATGCTCATTCATTTTATTATGTTGATGGTTATCATGATCTGTACacgtttcatattttttttattttaaataacgtATGTCGAGTGTTGACGAattgtctatttttttttaaactgcaCTATTTTCAGCTGTTAATTGattacttttattttaaaatgtgaaattttcagatactattgcatacatgcataaagatataattttcgaaaatgagcttacaaaaaaaaattgtatttataTAGTAAAAtgtttcattatatttaaattatctCAGTTTATATTTGCAAAAACTAACGAAAAACTAAAttgtaatttaaaataatgaaataaaaacaCAAAGTGACTAAACTACCATTTGaaaaaatgaaatataaaaaacataaaaagaTAAAATAACATACAATTTAACCATGTTGTGAAACTATGACACTATTTTAACTATGTTTTGAAAAttcttaataaataataatgtttagattgattaaattcaaatttatgaattttaaatatatttatatgtgtTTTTGTAGTTTGAAAAGACCATAATCTctaaagagtgggtctcatgtgagaccgttttacggatcttaatctgtgagacgagtcaatcctactcatatttacaatctaaagtaatactcttagcataaaaagtaatactttttcatggatgacccaaataagatatttgtctcacaaatattatccgtgagaccgtctcacacaagtttttgtcatcatTAAATACAATAATTCTACGTTTATATATAATTGATGTTAATTAAGATTTATTTCAATTTCAcacaataataaaattatttgaaatttaatcataTTTTGTTTAActaatgtataaataaatatgacaaaaatttatgtgagacagtctcagggggcgtattttatgagacgaatctcttatttggatcatccatgaaaaagtattactttttatgctaagaatattactttttattgtgaatattggtaggattgactcatttcacagataaagattcgtaagactatctcacaagagacctactcaataaatattataaatcaaaataataaaaatataaccaAATTCATATTTTCCAAATACAAGGGATTTATTTGTATCATATATTTGATAAAAGTGTTTTTTTAGAATCATATAAAAGTAAAATTTTAACTATATATAATCTTTTAAAACTACGTGTCTTCGTCGCACGAGCGCAAGATACGTGTCCGATGATATCGTGGACACATTAGCGTCTTGAAAACTCGAAAAAACTCGTTGTCCAGATTGTTCAGAAACTTCGAAGGGTGGCGAATACTGGATTATTGAATTCAACGATTTTATCCGGGTAATGGGTTACTTCTGCTTCTCATAAAAATTGAAGTCTTTTTGCGGCCTTTATTTTTTGTTGGTGTTTTTTCTTGGTACATGGGCAATGGCTGTATTTAGCTGTGCTATTATGTTTCATATGAAGATTGATTCTCAAGAAATTTGTTCTAATTTATTTGTAGAAGAAAAATGTATGGTTGAATTGTGGTAAAAATATGGTTGATCAGATATGTGGTGTTACAGATTTGTTTAATAGATCGATATTGTTTTAAATTTAGTCTCAAGTCGGGCTAAGCAATGGAAAATTAAAGGTTAAAAAAAATGCATTTGATTGTCATCGTTGTTGCTCCTTGTTAAAGCAAATGCACCACTTTTAAAGAGATTGCTGAGAAATAGTTTAGTTTCCAGTTTGTGCTAAGTTCCTGTTAATAATGAAGGCGTGGATGCCAAGAACGTTAAATTCTCCTCTGCTGGTTCACAAATTTTAAGAGACTATCTGTGGAAAATTTATTTGCAACATTGcataaaattatttgaaaattttgccTTCTGTAAGGACTCATAGTACCTTTTAGGCTCACACGGTCCCCCTTAGCCTCTGgtcttttttctcttttttgccTTGTTCGATGCTATTAATTAATCTCTTCCATTATATCTTGTCCTACATTTATTGGAAATCACATTTCAACCTGGAATGACTTATCCCTATTCATCTGCTGTTAATAGGTTGTTGTTTGAGAGATCAAGTGCTGTATTGGTCTGACAACAGCTGGCCACAGTATTCGAAATGTGAAAAAGTTGGAAAATTTGAGTGGTCTCTGTATCTGGTTCATGACTGAATAGTTCAGTTTGAATTTCATCTTTGTTGCAAGCTTGATTGATTTTTTGTAGATACGGAGTCCTATCATTGAACGGTGTTGTGGAATGGTGCAAAATGGGTAATCTGTATAGGTGGTGACTGGTGTGCGATACTGTGTGCTCGATACCTTTTCTTATTCGGTGTCTATATTGTTTCGTAGCATTCAATTTTCCTAGGACATGCATATCTGAATAAAATTGTTCTTGGAAACTCTAGTATCGTCCCTTTTCTTTTCCTGTTCCATTAATAACTTATTATGAAATTCCTGCATCTTATTATGTTCAGAAGTCATCAATACGCCTGAACCTTTCTTTTTATCATGCACCAGATAAGAGAGAAGTGGAGCCTGAAGACAAACAGCGAGGTGGATATGACTGAACAGCTACCTTGGTCTCCGGCAACTAGAGATGCTTTGGTCAAAGTGAATATTGAAGCTCCTGTTTCTGGTGATAACGTTGTACCTGCTGGAGGCTTTGGAGCTACAAATGATATAAGCAGTAGCGTTTCATGTGCTGGTGGTTTCACCGATATGGAGGCCCATCTGCACAATGACCAAGAATATGGAGATTTAGATGGTAAAAATTCTGGACCGTCTGCTTCTTTTGAAGATATTCCAGAAGTTcgaaaaattgattttaaaggCAATGAGAATGTTGGGGAGCATGTCAGCCTCCCTGGAGATTCATGTGAAGCAATATATATGGAAGCTTCTCCCACAGCTGACGAAGTTTTAAGGGCTGGAGGATTTGGAGCTACGGATGATATCAGTAGTTTCCTTCCAGTTGCAAGTGATTTCACTGATTTTGAGGCCCATATTCGTGATGTTGAAGACTATGAAGATTTAGAGAAAGAAACTGCGCGGCCTGGTCTTGGCTGGACTAATGATTCAACTTGAATATGTTGCGATTGCAAGTTTATACTGAATCTCACTTGTTTTGTGATAGATACTACTTCCTTCTACATAAAAGTCCTTTTTAAAAGTTCAAGTGATCTGTTTGTCAATGACTTCTGCTTTCCTTTATGGACTTACAGCTGATTCAGCCTTACCCTTGAGAACAATGCATCTTGTCTTTGAAATAGCTCTTTAAACATTAACtagaatttaatttaatatactcTATGGTATTATTAACAAAGCATAAAAGCGAATTATTGCTTTATCTCTGAGATCAGAAGTTAATATCATAACCTGAAATGCAATATATTCCTTGCTTTTGAAGGTGAAGTCCTCAAAAGTGGAAATGCCAGCATAATACTGTGTTGTGACTGAGATTGAGAATACGAAGTTCTACATTTATCACATTTTATGAAGCTGTATCAATGTTCCTTGAGCTATAATAATACAGACTGATGTATCTTTAAGGTTACTTCTGGTCAAAGGAATACGCTCTTCAAAAGATTCCTTGTCCAGGAGCTAAAATTCCGAGGGGATCATAAGTCAATTTCCTTCTGAAGAAAGCTTCCCAGTGAATGCCAAAGTGAAGCTTTCCATTCTTCTTGTGAGAGCTATAATGAGGCAAGTACTGTTTGATCACCAGACTTGACATTTCACAAAACTTCAAGATTCTGTTGTTTTTTGAGACAGAATGTGACAGTCTAGACCATCTTTTCCGGTGGAAGATGGTCTTTCCGAAGATAGGAATGCGACTAGGTAGAAAACATCCTCCTCAGGACCTACAAAAATGAAATATGCTCGAAATCAAATAACATTTTTCGAAATGATGTCGCCGTCACAAACTTGCAAATTTTGAGCATAAGTGTATGAAATAAGGTGTTGAATAAAATTAGAAAGTATTACGTTTAGTATTCTCAGAATTCGTAGTTATCAACCGATATAATATGCTTCATGTATGCTAGCCAAACCTGACCAGTTTTCTTTCTTTCATGATCAAAAAATTATGATGATTGAAATGATTTTAGCCAACCACCATAAGATTTGTCAATAATTGCATCCAAGAAATTGTGTTAATTATTGAAAACCACAAAATGATCTATAATCTATGGAGTAATTGTAGTCGATACTGATAGTGGCTGGTGATAAAATTGTAACTTGACCCGCCGATCTCAAACATGATCTCATATTAAATTGGAGATCTTCGTATCAAATCAACTACAAATCATCATGAAAATGAATGTGTATTATAAGGCTCAAAAGTTATACTTTTATAAAGAGAGAATAATTTGGTGAATATAATTGCTATAGATTCACTATGCCAACCATATCAGCGAACATATAATTGGAAGGTTTGATGCGGAATGTGGAGACGTAGCCAATAGCAAAGTCATGATTTGTggattttaataatatatagatagataaattaattcaatatgcaaaatattttaacaaTTTAATTTTACCTTGTAGTCATCAATCGTTGTTGTTAGTTCAAGTAGTGCCGGATGAGTGTGACGCTGTTTGGCCCATTACGTTTGGTGGAAAAATGTGATGTGTTGAGAAGATTAGCCTTGAAGCAATAGTGATAGATTTGATTGACCATCCAAAGATATCGTGTCTGAATTAttgtatgatttaaaaatatgatattgttcGACATTAAGCTTTTGATCCTACGACTGGTAATCGAGTTGATTTCGTATTTTCGATTTTCATATACGGGAAGGTGGCGTACTTGTAAAGAGGTTGGAACGTGGCAATCCGAGAGTGAATAAATGTATCATGGTTTTTAGGTCGAGCTTCATTGAAGTATGAGTTCACATGATAAATCAAAGTGCCTCTCGCACGTCTATCTCGAATTTTAGTGCCTCTTGCAATATATCCAATTATGCATACTAAATATTAAATAAGAGCAACTTAGTCATATTTtaacttttttatttttctaatttATACTTAAATCAGAAGTAGTGAACATATTTAAATCACAAAATAcataatatttacatgtcttaggAGTATCCGACTCAATATTATGGGTATATCCGTGCATGCTCGGCTGGTGATGCATAGATATGTAGAGTTGGTGCTGAAGGGTCACTTTCTTGCCACATTGCTGCATTTTATCTATTTGTCTTCAACAGTTGTGTATCCCAGGTAACTCGCAGACGGTACATACCCGAAATCTCCATCACCACAAGATAAAGATCGTATGAATCCATCAAAATTTAATATGAGCATTGAATAAATTTTAAAGTTCGCCGAAGTTCAAGAATTTCACCCTTGTTGGGCATCATGAATAATAAATGCATTTAGCATAAGTACTCGGATGCAGATAATGGCATTCAAGAATTTAGATGAATGTGTAAACTTACACTTGGAATAATAACGAAGGCAGAAATGTTTCACACTAGATATTGAAAAAACCAAAAGAAACGACTTCATTGTTTTGAAGAGATTAGTATTGAAAAGAGTATTTGTTTATTTGAATTCTGAGCTAGTCATCATAGTTGGAATCCAAGCGTGTTTGGATGGAGTCATGGAAAGAAACAAACATGAAAGGACATGGAAAGGTGGATAAGCCTGGTTGAGGTTACCGGCCATCTTAGTGACTTATTTGCAACCACTACAATCTACAGGAGTCGAGCACTTAGACACAAGCACAATGTTTCTCCGCTGTGTCGCCACATGGAAGAACGAACTTCATGGTTATTAAAATCATGAGACTAATCATACTTATAAGATGAAACCCACATTTTATTGAAGTGAAATTTAGTGCTCTAAAATATAATAGACAAGAATCTAAATATCTAAAAGAAATTATAGcttataataatatcaaatgccATCAGGAGAAAATACTCATTAGTACGTATGCGAAAAGAAATCACAAATGTAATCTTGCATTTCATCTTGGATTTACTATCCATACATTTAAGATGTGCTTAAGAAGATGCTTTGAGCTTCTACAAGTGAACCAAGCTTAGGGCTTTGTTGATAAGGCGCATGCTTCAGAAAAGGGCTACGACTTAAATTGTTTTGTAGACGCAATGCAAAGCCTGAATCTTGAGCCTACGCCTTGTGTGCTTTTAAAGTACGATAATTGAGTTCTAATTGATAAGGGTATGTCACACTTGAAGTTGTGAAATTTTGTGTGGACCTTGATTACTACACATGTGTCATGGTGACATGATACAACAGTAACTAAATGCTCACGTTTACATTCAAAACTCAAGTCAATAAATTAGTTTATACAAGAACACACAACATTGAATGCCAAAGATCAGTTGCTTGTATATGTAATTCAGTTGAAATTCAAACTACcaaaattttttgaaataacaAATACTGATCTTATTCACGTATAAAGTAATCCTCAACTAGTAAATGAGAAAAATTTCCAAGTAAACCAGTGTCTCGGCTCACCTTCTGAAGGCTTATGATGATTCAACAGCAGTCAAAGATTTGAGCTTCTTTGGCGGAGGATTACCTCCAGATATCACCACATACAAATAGAAGCACAGCATTGCAGCACTAGTGCAAATTGAAGAAACGAAATAGTTTATTATTACATAATAAAGTAGATAAAGATCAATCATAAGACCATGTTGTACCTGATGACCGTGCTCAAGCCCGttggaaataattttttagtCTGCAAAAATCAACATTTTTAAGATAATTGTGG is drawn from Primulina eburnea isolate SZY01 chromosome 10, ASM2296580v1, whole genome shotgun sequence and contains these coding sequences:
- the LOC140842855 gene encoding uncharacterized protein produces the protein MTEQLPWSPATRDALVKVNIEAPVSGDNVVPAGGFGATNDISSSVSCAGGFTDMEAHLHNDQEYGDLDGKNSGPSASFEDIPEVRKIDFKGNENVGEHVSLPGDSCEAIYMEASPTADEVLRAGGFGATDDISSFLPVASDFTDFEAHIRDVEDYEDLEKETARPGLGWTNDST